Sequence from the Maribellus comscasis genome:
GTTACAGTACAATCGGCACAGGGACGCGAAATGTCATCTCAACAAAAAGAGTTGATAATGGATGATATTGCTCTGATAAATAATTTATTACAGGAAAACAAGGAGTTAACCGCCTCGCTTCAGAAAAAGTTGAATAATGCCAATTTCAGAGTTGGGAAACTACAGGGAATGGTAACTGAATTTGAAAAAATGGTGAGTAATCTTCAAAGCCAGATTGATCAAAAAGACACCGAGATTTTGGCGCTGAATGAAGAAATTCAAAAGTTAAATTTTGATATCACTTCATTAAGTCAAAAAATTGAGATAATGGAAGATGAGAGTCAGCAAAAAACAGAAAGAATTGAGTCTCAGATATTGCAGCTAAATGAAGCCTATTACACCTATGGAAGTAAAAAAGAGTTGGAAGAAAATGGTGTAATTGAACGTATCGGAGGTTTCCTGGGGCTTGGGAAAAACACCGATGTAAAAGAAGATTTTAATAAGGATTATTTTACAAAAATTGACATTCGGGAGTTTAAATATATTCCCTTGCTGGTAAAAAAGGCCGAAGTAATCTCTGTTCATCCCGCCGGATCTTTTCATATTTCCGGAGAAGAAAAGGCAGACACTTTGTTTATCGATAACAGCGGAGAATTTTGGAAAGCTTCAAAGTATCTGGTGATTTTAACCAAACAATAAAAGTAGATAGCTGTCCTGAATGGAGACCTAGTATATCTTCCATTCAGGACAGCGATTATTTAGAAAATAAATCGCACGGAAATCGCAGCTTCATCGCCCCAGAACCCCTGATAACCAATAAGGTTTATTCCCGGCTTCCAATCCAAACTAATATTAAACGGAATGGACTCGATATTGTATTCTATTCCAAGTATTCCGTCGATTCCAACAACAGTATAGTTGTCTGAGTCGTCAAACCAGTAGTCATTTTTTGATCCGTCCCAAAAGCCGATATGTCCACCAAAACCATAATACCAGTTCAATCTCGGAGTATCAAATGCAACCGCATGAATCTCGTACAATCCCGTTACATTAAAACCTTCCCAGCGACTGGCAAGAATTCCCTCCAATGCAGCGTTGTCAGTAATAAAGTGTTTAATTGTCAAACCATTTGATGGTCCGCCACGAATACCGATACCCGTACTGTAATCCTGTGCATTTGCTGCAAATGCTACTGAAATCAGTATTGCAATCGCTAAAAGTATTTTTCTCATAATAATTGTTTTATGTTTTGTTGATAACAGACAAATAAAAATTGGCTTAGTTGCAAACTTTTTCAAGTAACCAGGCCATGTTTTTCCCAAGCGTTTGTATTGTGTTTAATCCCTCTTCATCCTTCAAAACATCACCGGGGTCCCGGCCAAAAGCAAAGTTCCAGTAGGTTGAACCTGGTACAATCATTTGATTTATAAGGAAGAAATTGTTTACCGACTCAAATGCATGCAATGCTCCTCCGCGGCGTACGGCAATTACCGCCGCGCCAACTTTTCTTTTTAATAAATGACCATTTGCCCTTGTTACATAGCCGGCAACATCAATAAGCGCTT
This genomic interval carries:
- a CDS encoding flavodoxin family protein, with product MKVVAINGSPRKKGNTALLINEIFKVLEENGVETEMIQLGNKPVHGCTACLKCKEIKDGKCHIKNDHLNYCIEKMTEADGIIIGSPVYFADITPEIKALIDVAGYVTRANGHLLKRKVGAAVIAVRRGGALHAFESVNNFFLINQMIVPGSTYWNFAFGRDPGDVLKDEEGLNTIQTLGKNMAWLLEKVCN